The following proteins come from a genomic window of Candidatus Zixiibacteriota bacterium:
- a CDS encoding tripartite tricarboxylate transporter substrate-binding protein — protein sequence MNKAAVRVAWILCFLGAFLTHNPRAAGQTEPFYRGKTLRIVIGSTSGGFYDRWGRLLARHLGRYIPGQPEVIAQNMPGAGSVIAANHVFNVARPDGLTAVMPLNSLYVDQLVGRKEVQFDLRKFHWIGSPAVESVIFYMRADAPYKTIADIIKAKEPPKCGSTGTASSDYILSKVLEESVGARFNTVQGYPGGSEIDLAVEKGEVVCRAHSTSAHFGREPFDSWHKKGFDRHLIQTARTRDSRAADVPTLQEIFDQHKVSTASRRAAQIVLAAGDFGRPMMVTPGTPADRIRILREAYQKVLNDPELRAEAKKARLDVEPTSGEELEQLVRDIFDAPPEVLERARKILGK from the coding sequence ATGAACAAGGCGGCCGTAAGAGTTGCGTGGATCCTCTGCTTCCTCGGCGCTTTTCTTACCCACAACCCCCGAGCCGCAGGGCAGACGGAGCCGTTTTACAGAGGAAAGACGCTTCGCATCGTGATCGGATCGACGTCGGGAGGGTTCTACGACCGCTGGGGCCGTCTCTTGGCTCGACACCTGGGCAGGTACATTCCCGGCCAGCCCGAGGTGATCGCTCAGAACATGCCCGGGGCCGGCTCGGTGATCGCCGCCAACCATGTCTTCAACGTCGCCCGCCCCGACGGGTTGACCGCGGTGATGCCCCTGAACAGCCTCTACGTCGACCAGCTGGTCGGGCGCAAAGAGGTGCAGTTCGACCTGCGCAAGTTCCACTGGATCGGCTCGCCTGCGGTGGAATCGGTGATCTTCTACATGCGGGCCGACGCGCCGTACAAGACGATCGCGGACATCATCAAGGCCAAGGAGCCGCCCAAATGCGGGTCGACCGGGACCGCGAGCAGCGACTACATCCTCTCCAAGGTCCTGGAGGAATCCGTCGGGGCGAGGTTCAACACCGTGCAGGGCTACCCGGGAGGAAGCGAGATCGATCTGGCAGTGGAGAAGGGGGAGGTGGTCTGCCGGGCCCACAGCACCTCGGCTCATTTCGGGCGCGAGCCGTTCGATTCCTGGCACAAGAAGGGGTTCGACCGGCATCTCATCCAGACGGCGCGCACGCGGGATTCCCGCGCGGCCGACGTGCCGACGCTTCAAGAGATTTTCGATCAGCACAAGGTCTCGACGGCGAGCCGCCGGGCGGCGCAGATCGTGCTGGCGGCGGGCGATTTCGGCCGGCCGATGATGGTGACGCCGGGCACGCCCGCGGACAGGATCAGGATCCTGAGGGAGGCATATCAAAAAGTGCTGAACGACCCCGAGCTTCGCGCCGAGGCGAAGAAAGCGCGACTGGACGTCGAACCGACCTCGGGGGAGGAACTGGAGCAGCTGGTCCGGGACATCTTCGACGCGCCTCCCGAAGTCCTGGAGCGGGCGAGAAAGATCCTCGGCAAATAA
- a CDS encoding mandelate racemase/muconate lactonizing enzyme family protein gives MKITGLEILQLRNIPVTPPLFEQPLRVAARLLRIKTDEGITGTSQIGGFMHSATMAFLRDDLAPFLEGRDPLETERLMHEMLWKFNSRAHGGVWSFAASAVDVALWDIKGKFYKTPVWRLLGGAQKSLPAYVTFGLRAYDPDALIEAARYWVAAGQTRLKIQVGRLDARGRTDPSGAGSSHREESPAEDERRVRAVREAVGEKVELMVDANCLMKYDTALRWCKRLEPYDLMWFEEPIVRNDRALLAELRRRTRIPIAAGQWDGFYTLCDLVRAGAVDFLNIHVLSVGGFTMGMKAAGVAQAFSLPVGNGDQFDLHLHAAVPNGWRAEFHVSNWLLWKTLYKEVPEPVQGWVTLSERPGLGLELNDDAVREYGG, from the coding sequence TTGAAGATCACCGGTCTCGAGATCCTGCAATTGCGCAATATCCCGGTCACCCCGCCGCTGTTCGAGCAACCGCTCCGTGTCGCCGCGCGCCTGCTCCGAATCAAGACCGACGAGGGCATCACCGGCACCAGCCAGATCGGCGGCTTCATGCATTCCGCGACCATGGCGTTTCTCCGCGACGATCTGGCGCCTTTCCTCGAGGGCCGGGACCCGCTGGAGACGGAGCGGCTGATGCACGAGATGCTGTGGAAATTCAACAGCCGCGCTCACGGCGGCGTCTGGAGCTTCGCGGCAAGCGCCGTCGACGTCGCGCTGTGGGACATCAAGGGAAAGTTCTACAAGACGCCGGTGTGGCGCCTGCTCGGAGGCGCGCAAAAGTCGCTCCCGGCTTACGTCACCTTCGGTCTCCGCGCTTACGACCCCGACGCGCTCATCGAAGCGGCGCGATACTGGGTCGCGGCGGGGCAGACGCGGCTCAAGATCCAGGTCGGGCGGCTCGACGCCCGCGGACGGACGGATCCGAGCGGCGCCGGATCGTCGCATCGCGAGGAGAGCCCCGCGGAAGACGAACGAAGGGTCCGCGCCGTTCGGGAAGCCGTGGGGGAGAAAGTCGAGCTGATGGTCGACGCGAACTGCCTGATGAAGTACGACACGGCGCTCAGATGGTGCAAGCGGCTCGAGCCGTACGACTTGATGTGGTTCGAAGAGCCGATCGTGAGGAACGATCGGGCTTTACTGGCGGAGCTGCGCCGGCGAACCCGCATCCCGATCGCCGCCGGTCAATGGGACGGCTTCTACACGCTCTGCGATCTCGTCAGAGCCGGAGCCGTGGACTTCTTGAACATCCATGTCCTTTCGGTCGGCGGCTTCACGATGGGGATGAAGGCGGCGGGCGTGGCGCAGGCGTTCAGCCTTCCGGTCGGGAACGGGGATCAGTTCGACCTGCATCTGCACGCCGCCGTGCCCAACGGGTGGCGCGCGGAGTTCCACGTGAGCAACTGGCTCCTGTGGAAGACGCTTTACAAAGAAGTCCCGGAGCCGGTTCAGGGCTGGGTGACCTTGAGCGAACGGCCGGGACTGGGCCTGGAGCTCAACGACGACGCCGTCCGCGAATACGGCGGATGA
- a CDS encoding AzlC family ABC transporter permease, whose amino-acid sequence MLFSGRRFGQGMRAAVPIWIAFVPSSIAWGIAAQTHRLPLAEVVFMSAWVYSGPAQFAVLGPLSEGRPALQVLITGFLMNLRFLPMSAGLAPYFGGTPRLKLLLASHFVSASSFIVPYLQFQKEASAAPSPPGAGQRNLCFFLGVGASSFLVWVAGTAAGYGFALSVPPGFEEALKFILPGYFTGLLAVEARDRTARQICLASLVLAVPAGAASADWGWLLSAAAVATAGWSLERWIARASS is encoded by the coding sequence ATGCTCTTTTCCGGTCGCCGGTTTGGCCAGGGAATGAGGGCCGCGGTCCCGATCTGGATCGCGTTCGTTCCGTCTTCGATCGCCTGGGGAATCGCCGCGCAGACCCACCGCCTCCCGCTCGCCGAGGTGGTGTTCATGTCGGCGTGGGTTTACTCCGGTCCGGCGCAGTTCGCGGTTCTGGGGCCGCTCAGCGAGGGAAGGCCGGCGCTGCAGGTCCTGATCACCGGCTTTCTCATGAACCTGCGCTTCCTGCCGATGAGCGCCGGCCTCGCTCCTTATTTCGGCGGCACGCCCCGCCTGAAGCTGCTTCTCGCCTCGCATTTCGTCAGCGCGAGCAGCTTCATCGTTCCTTACCTGCAGTTCCAGAAAGAGGCCTCGGCGGCGCCATCGCCGCCCGGCGCGGGACAGCGCAACCTATGCTTTTTTCTCGGGGTTGGGGCAAGCAGCTTTCTCGTCTGGGTGGCCGGCACGGCGGCGGGGTACGGCTTTGCGCTGAGCGTGCCGCCGGGTTTCGAGGAGGCGCTCAAATTCATCCTGCCGGGCTACTTTACGGGCTTGCTGGCGGTCGAGGCGCGCGACCGCACGGCCCGGCAGATCTGCCTTGCGAGTCTGGTGCTCGCCGTGCCCGCGGGAGCGGCGAGCGCGGACTGGGGATGGCTCCTGTCGGCCGCAGCGGTCGCCACGGCGGGATGGAGTCTGGAGCGATGGATCGCACGGGCGTCATCCTGA
- a CDS encoding AzlD domain-containing protein — protein sequence MDRTGVILIMGLMAYALRVVPQVLLVGRRFPEGWDRWLRCLSYALICSIVAMTLFMTGGRFESNAAPRRVAALAAAALVAHRTQSPVAGMMAGTALAAVLGWLG from the coding sequence ATGGATCGCACGGGCGTCATCCTGATCATGGGCCTCATGGCCTACGCGCTCCGCGTCGTGCCGCAGGTTCTCCTGGTCGGGCGGAGGTTTCCCGAGGGCTGGGACCGCTGGCTTCGCTGCCTTTCCTACGCCCTCATCTGCAGCATCGTCGCAATGACGCTCTTCATGACCGGCGGACGGTTCGAGAGTAACGCCGCGCCGCGGCGCGTGGCGGCGCTGGCCGCGGCGGCTCTTGTCGCGCACCGCACGCAAAGCCCGGTGGCGGGAATGATGGCGGGAACGGCGCTGGCGGCGGTTCTCGGATGGCTGGGCTGA
- a CDS encoding MFS transporter gives MPPAPARSSSDDSHWRAALTAALSNLMPSMAVATLGISLPEVRRAFSLTEVEAGSLFAVMMLVAAVTSAAAGRLADRIGRKTVLVSGLTLLALGFGGAGASGGRPEFFLSLAATGIGYGFTPPSLYAIMSDLLPRRRGLAASLVSVAYGVGGALGAVLSSRLIAARDWRAAFAAVAGIAAADMLLQLSTVRDRRRSTAAARKVPFRDAAAAPVLLLAFAEFVGGSVFWSSAAWTPTLLREAKSLTLEETGWVMGLLSVANMLGSFALGALSDRFGRKPVIVLSALPAAAAAFVVFYWLQSAPAIAAGIFIFGTLKASVPALVVALAQETAPPGAAGTASGIIMALHYAAGVLAPLAAARLIAAAGDIVVAMVLAASIPLLLYGALIGAVREPALDGGVTGDR, from the coding sequence TTGCCGCCGGCTCCCGCCCGTAGCTCTTCCGACGACAGCCACTGGCGTGCGGCACTGACCGCCGCCCTCTCCAATCTCATGCCCTCGATGGCGGTGGCGACGCTCGGCATCTCGCTGCCGGAGGTGAGGCGGGCGTTCTCGCTCACCGAGGTCGAGGCCGGGAGCCTGTTCGCCGTGATGATGCTCGTGGCGGCGGTGACCAGCGCCGCGGCCGGCCGCCTCGCCGACAGGATCGGCAGGAAAACGGTGCTCGTGAGCGGTTTGACTCTCCTGGCGCTCGGGTTCGGCGGCGCGGGCGCGAGCGGCGGGCGCCCCGAGTTTTTCCTCTCCCTCGCCGCCACCGGGATCGGCTACGGCTTCACCCCGCCCTCGCTCTACGCGATCATGTCCGATCTGCTGCCGCGGCGGCGCGGCCTTGCCGCAAGCCTCGTTTCCGTGGCGTACGGCGTCGGCGGCGCGCTCGGGGCCGTGCTTTCGAGCCGGCTGATCGCCGCCCGCGACTGGCGTGCCGCCTTCGCCGCCGTCGCGGGGATCGCCGCAGCGGACATGCTGCTGCAGCTGAGCACCGTCCGCGATCGACGCCGCTCCACGGCGGCGGCGCGCAAGGTCCCGTTCCGGGACGCCGCCGCGGCGCCCGTCCTGCTTCTCGCCTTCGCCGAATTCGTCGGCGGATCGGTGTTCTGGAGCTCGGCTGCCTGGACTCCGACGCTGCTGCGCGAGGCGAAATCGCTTACGCTGGAGGAAACCGGCTGGGTCATGGGGCTGCTGAGCGTTGCGAACATGCTCGGCTCCTTCGCCCTGGGCGCGCTATCGGACCGCTTCGGGCGCAAGCCGGTCATCGTCCTGAGCGCGCTCCCCGCCGCGGCCGCCGCGTTCGTCGTTTTCTACTGGCTCCAGTCGGCGCCCGCAATTGCGGCGGGGATCTTCATCTTCGGCACGCTCAAGGCGTCGGTGCCCGCTCTCGTGGTGGCGCTCGCCCAGGAAACCGCGCCCCCCGGCGCCGCCGGCACCGCCAGCGGGATCATCATGGCCTTGCACTACGCCGCGGGCGTGCTGGCCCCTTTGGCCGCCGCCCGCCTGATCGCCGCGGCCGGAGACATCGTCGTCGCGATGGTCCTTGCAGCCTCGATCCCGTTGCTGCTGTACGGCGCCCTGATCGGGGCCGTTCGGGAGCCCGCGCTCGACGGGGGAGTCACAGGCGACCGATGA
- a CDS encoding pyruvate carboxylase subunit B: MSADAILERLAEDLGSLLKEPPGSRRVKITDLTPRDGQQCKLATRVTTDDLLPLCAALDGCGFYAVEVWGGATFDVCMRYLKEDPWERLRRIKAVMPKTRLQMLLRGQHILAYRPYTDRIVWKFVERAIANGIHVFRIFEATNDFRNIESATRAVKELGGEAHVEVNYTVSPVHTLEKWMEYAEQLIDIGADWLSLKDATGILTPFDSYRIVRGIKERAGDKLPVLLHCHDMGGTSSMCHWMAILAGVDMIDTVLSPLSFGSSHPATESMIASLSGTPFDPGIDLKLLEEPARITRQIKEKYEKYETGYTGVSGDVFIHKIPGGMISNMVAQLKEAKRMDLMEAALKETPNVERDLGHPPLLTPTSQIVGVQAVLNVLAGERYKIITKETADYVKGKYGRPPGPVSRELIRKVMKDKEPDYSLRAGELADPADWDKAVENLGPLAKSDEDILLGVLFPMQAKEFLALRESGQLGRQSA; the protein is encoded by the coding sequence ATGAGCGCCGACGCGATCCTGGAACGCCTGGCCGAGGATCTTGGAAGCCTGCTGAAGGAGCCGCCGGGGAGCCGGCGGGTGAAGATCACCGACCTCACGCCGCGGGACGGCCAGCAGTGCAAGCTCGCCACGCGCGTCACCACCGACGACCTGCTTCCGCTCTGCGCCGCGCTCGACGGCTGCGGCTTCTACGCCGTGGAGGTCTGGGGAGGAGCGACCTTCGACGTCTGCATGCGCTATCTCAAGGAAGACCCGTGGGAGCGGCTGAGACGGATCAAGGCGGTGATGCCGAAAACCAGGCTGCAGATGCTGCTGCGCGGCCAGCACATCCTCGCCTACCGGCCATACACCGACCGGATCGTGTGGAAATTCGTCGAGCGGGCGATCGCCAACGGGATCCACGTGTTCCGCATCTTCGAGGCCACCAACGACTTCCGCAACATCGAGTCGGCGACGCGCGCGGTGAAGGAGCTCGGCGGCGAGGCGCACGTGGAGGTGAACTACACGGTGAGCCCCGTGCACACGCTGGAGAAATGGATGGAGTACGCGGAGCAGCTGATCGACATCGGCGCGGACTGGCTTTCGCTCAAGGACGCCACCGGGATCCTGACCCCGTTCGACAGCTACCGGATCGTCCGCGGCATCAAGGAGCGGGCCGGGGACAAGCTGCCCGTGCTGCTCCACTGTCACGACATGGGCGGCACCTCGAGCATGTGCCACTGGATGGCGATCCTCGCCGGCGTGGACATGATCGACACCGTGCTGTCGCCGCTCTCCTTCGGCTCGTCGCATCCCGCCACCGAATCGATGATCGCCTCGCTCAGCGGGACGCCGTTCGACCCGGGCATCGACCTCAAGCTTTTGGAAGAACCCGCCCGGATCACCCGGCAGATCAAGGAGAAGTACGAGAAATACGAGACGGGTTACACCGGCGTCAGCGGCGACGTCTTCATCCACAAGATCCCGGGCGGCATGATCTCCAACATGGTCGCGCAGCTCAAGGAGGCCAAGAGGATGGACCTGATGGAGGCCGCCTTGAAGGAGACGCCGAACGTCGAGCGGGATCTCGGCCACCCGCCGCTGCTCACGCCGACGAGCCAGATCGTCGGCGTTCAGGCGGTGCTGAACGTGCTCGCGGGCGAACGCTACAAGATCATCACGAAAGAAACCGCCGACTACGTCAAGGGGAAATACGGCCGTCCGCCGGGGCCGGTCAGCAGGGAGCTGATCCGCAAGGTGATGAAGGACAAGGAGCCCGACTACTCGCTGCGCGCGGGGGAGCTTGCCGATCCGGCTGACTGGGACAAGGCGGTCGAGAATCTCGGTCCGCTGGCCAAGAGCGACGAGGACATTCTGCTCGGCGTGCTCTTCCCGATGCAGGCCAAAGAATTCCTCGCGCTGAGAGAAAGCGGTCAGCTCGGGCGGCAGTCCGCCTGA
- a CDS encoding DNA-formamidopyrimidine glycosylase family protein has protein sequence MPELPDVAVYIEALSERALGRTLQRVRVASPFLLRSYDPPVQSAEGKRLLALRRLGKRVVFELEGGLFMIVHLMVAGRLHWKPPKAAIPRKYGQAAFDFSNGTLLLTEAGAKKRAALHLVRGEDALRQHDPGGIEVPEADLEAFAAALTRENHTLKRALTDPRIFSGIGNAYSDEILHRARLSPVRLTARMTREEIARLHHAAQETLREWTERLGRERAGGFPEKVTAFHPAMAVHGRYRRPCPVCGSPVQRIVYAENETNYCATCQTEGKLLADRALSRLLRSDWPKTLEELEEIKKARGS, from the coding sequence ATGCCCGAGCTTCCGGACGTTGCGGTTTACATCGAGGCGCTCTCGGAGCGGGCGCTCGGCCGAACGCTCCAGCGCGTCCGCGTCGCGAGCCCGTTCCTCCTCAGGTCGTACGATCCGCCTGTTCAATCCGCCGAAGGGAAGCGACTGCTCGCCCTTCGCCGGCTGGGGAAGCGCGTCGTCTTCGAGCTCGAAGGCGGGCTCTTCATGATCGTTCATCTGATGGTCGCCGGGCGGCTCCACTGGAAGCCGCCGAAGGCCGCAATCCCCCGGAAGTACGGCCAGGCGGCGTTCGACTTTTCCAACGGCACGCTGCTGCTCACGGAGGCGGGCGCCAAGAAGCGCGCTGCGCTCCACCTCGTGCGCGGCGAGGATGCTTTACGGCAGCACGACCCGGGAGGGATCGAGGTGCCGGAGGCGGACCTCGAGGCGTTCGCCGCCGCGCTCACGCGGGAAAACCACACCCTCAAGCGCGCGCTCACGGATCCACGGATCTTTTCCGGAATCGGCAACGCCTACTCCGACGAGATCCTGCACCGCGCGCGGCTCTCTCCGGTGCGGCTCACGGCGCGGATGACACGGGAGGAGATCGCGCGATTGCATCACGCGGCGCAGGAGACTCTGCGCGAGTGGACGGAGCGGCTGGGGCGCGAACGGGCAGGAGGCTTTCCCGAAAAGGTAACCGCCTTTCATCCCGCGATGGCGGTCCACGGCAGATACCGCCGGCCCTGCCCGGTGTGCGGCTCGCCCGTGCAGCGGATCGTCTACGCGGAAAACGAAACGAACTACTGCGCGACCTGCCAGACCGAGGGGAAGCTGCTCGCGGACCGCGCGCTCTCGCGGCTGCTCAGATCGGACTGGCCGAAAACCCTCGAAGAGCTCGAAGAGATCAAGAAGGCGCGGGGTTCGTAA
- a CDS encoding cysteine hydrolase translates to MNVNRFEREKTAILFFDILNGYYHHAGDAARARMKPWIDNAVRLMKAGRQASIPIFFARGNHRPDGATSALLLTDTDNALRPWPGGEVSKPSMRVYAGSESSEVIPELEPQPDDYYIPKYRWSAFHQTYLDLALRARGIDTVVISGGSTEVGVAATVYSGRDLDYYMIVVSDACGTSHDQRAHDFLMELVFPRMARVRTTDQVVAMIEKSRA, encoded by the coding sequence ATGAACGTCAACCGTTTCGAGCGTGAAAAGACCGCCATCCTGTTTTTCGACATCTTGAACGGCTACTATCACCACGCCGGCGACGCCGCCAGGGCGCGCATGAAGCCGTGGATCGACAACGCCGTGCGCCTGATGAAGGCCGGGCGGCAGGCTTCCATCCCGATCTTTTTCGCCAGGGGCAATCACCGTCCCGACGGCGCGACCTCGGCCCTCCTGCTGACGGACACCGACAACGCCCTGCGGCCGTGGCCCGGCGGCGAGGTGAGCAAGCCCTCGATGCGCGTCTACGCGGGGAGCGAGAGCTCGGAGGTCATCCCCGAGCTGGAGCCTCAACCCGACGATTATTACATCCCGAAGTACCGGTGGAGCGCCTTTCACCAGACCTATCTGGACCTCGCGCTGCGCGCGCGCGGCATCGATACCGTGGTGATCTCCGGCGGCTCCACGGAGGTGGGCGTCGCCGCCACGGTTTACTCGGGGCGCGACCTGGACTACTACATGATCGTCGTAAGCGACGCCTGCGGAACGTCCCACGATCAGCGCGCGCACGATTTCCTGATGGAGCTCGTCTTTCCCCGGATGGCGCGCGTCCGCACGACCGACCAGGTCGTCGCGATGATCGAGAAAAGCCGGGCCTGA
- a CDS encoding RNA methyltransferase, giving the protein MLSNVRVVLVHPRGSGNVGSVARAMKNTGLTDLAIVGKARTGTFWARAMAVHARDILARARAYPTLRDAVADCSLVVGTTCRSGLYRRHSRTARELAPEIAAAARAGKVALVFGPEDHGLTNRDLEPCQLLLTIPAHPDYASFNVAQAAAICLYEIYVAFLGSPPEPEIDRAPAESVERLFDRMRSSLLKIGFLDSENPEHILLALRRILGRAGLEDKDVRILTGLFRQIEWYAGRGWKVVEEKQKRGIKIR; this is encoded by the coding sequence ATGCTGTCGAACGTCCGCGTCGTCCTGGTTCACCCGCGAGGCTCCGGCAACGTCGGCTCGGTGGCGCGCGCGATGAAGAATACGGGCCTTACCGACCTCGCGATCGTCGGCAAAGCGCGCACCGGGACCTTCTGGGCCCGGGCCATGGCGGTGCACGCGCGAGACATCCTCGCGCGGGCGCGCGCCTATCCGACCCTGCGGGACGCGGTGGCCGACTGCTCGCTGGTGGTCGGGACCACCTGCCGTTCCGGCCTCTACCGCAGGCACAGCCGCACGGCGCGAGAGCTCGCGCCCGAGATCGCCGCCGCGGCGCGCGCGGGCAAGGTGGCGCTCGTGTTCGGCCCCGAAGACCATGGGCTCACGAACCGGGACCTCGAACCGTGCCAGCTCCTCTTGACGATCCCCGCGCATCCGGACTATGCATCGTTCAACGTCGCCCAGGCGGCGGCCATCTGCCTTTACGAGATCTACGTCGCCTTCCTGGGATCGCCGCCGGAGCCGGAGATCGACCGCGCTCCGGCGGAAAGCGTCGAGCGGCTCTTCGACCGGATGCGCTCGTCGCTCCTCAAGATCGGCTTTCTGGACTCCGAGAACCCGGAGCACATCCTGCTCGCCCTGCGGCGGATTCTCGGGCGGGCCGGCCTCGAGGACAAGGACGTGCGGATCCTTACCGGGCTGTTTCGCCAGATCGAGTGGTACGCGGGGCGGGGCTGGAAGGTCGTTGAGGAAAAGCAAAAGCGCGGGATCAAGATCCGCTGA
- a CDS encoding M12 family metallo-peptidase has protein sequence MTTRRRTICCILSAALLSSCAAVGPEPRHRVVRVKALASPGLRERNPRWPEEVRGLVEAASDYYEREFGIRLITESAAAWPGEPVASTLELLSRLKREFSPRKSAGRYDIVIAFTAEAGSRYFRSGRPRVDRIGNCREGLGRYVVAPVTEPFRYTGIRDEPKYDVAVLIHELGHVFGAEHVDDPSSVMHERFEYRSEFDMKNRNVILKNRECPFADE, from the coding sequence ATGACTACGCGCCGACGGACAATCTGCTGCATCCTTAGCGCAGCCCTTCTTTCCTCCTGCGCCGCCGTCGGCCCCGAGCCGCGCCATCGCGTCGTCCGCGTCAAAGCGCTCGCGAGCCCCGGCCTGAGAGAGCGCAACCCGCGATGGCCGGAAGAGGTCCGCGGCCTCGTCGAGGCCGCTTCCGACTACTACGAGCGCGAATTCGGCATCCGGCTGATCACCGAAAGCGCCGCGGCGTGGCCGGGGGAACCCGTTGCTTCGACTCTGGAGCTCCTGTCCCGGCTGAAACGGGAGTTTTCTCCGAGGAAGTCCGCCGGCCGGTACGACATCGTGATCGCCTTCACCGCGGAAGCTGGCAGCCGCTACTTCAGATCGGGACGGCCACGCGTCGACCGGATCGGCAACTGCCGCGAGGGGCTCGGCCGGTACGTCGTCGCGCCCGTGACGGAACCCTTCCGCTACACCGGAATCCGGGACGAACCGAAATACGACGTCGCCGTTCTGATCCACGAGCTGGGCCATGTCTTCGGCGCCGAGCACGTCGACGACCCGAGCTCCGTCATGCACGAGCGCTTCGAATACCGCTCCGAGTTTGATATGAAGAACCGGAACGTGATCCTGAAAAACCGCGAGTGCCCCTTCGCCGACGAATAG
- a CDS encoding fused MFS/spermidine synthase, giving the protein MVHLLLNVVVFVSGGVLMGLEIVGSRVLAPYFGSSIFVWGSLISVVMAALSLGYYWGGWLSAREPSYGKLLVLLLIPGVLIFFLPFVYPTVNEWIAGIDFGTRLNPLIACSIYFLLPGVFLGTISPYVIRLAATRLATVGSTAGTLYAVSTCGSIFGTLLTAFYLIPVMGVSNIIHSLGLTLIALSFVVVPLVRLRSPALGRAVAALSVIGSVLASWPLPTWARVRTILEKDTFYHRIRVEEDDEARYLYFDRTLQSAMNLNDPTALRLTYSRYTSLAFVFRPDARKMLLIGLGGGSIPKKVQKEFPDLEIDAVEIDPEVIRIARSHFNVREGKNLRIHAQDGRLFLARTQNLYDIILIDAYYSDAMPFHLATREFFELAQKKLTPNGIVVTNLISAVTGPSGRIARAFVKTQRRVFPQTYIFAARRPDNVSIETVQNVIVVATKDKRRLDIREILRRASALDRGLFPDRISDIGVAYYDGALPDHDVPVLTDDYAPTDNLLHP; this is encoded by the coding sequence ATGGTACACTTGCTGCTCAATGTCGTCGTCTTCGTGAGCGGCGGCGTCCTGATGGGACTGGAGATCGTCGGCAGCCGGGTGCTCGCCCCCTATTTCGGCAGCTCGATCTTCGTCTGGGGAAGCCTGATCTCGGTGGTGATGGCGGCGCTCAGCCTGGGGTACTACTGGGGCGGGTGGCTTTCGGCCCGCGAGCCGTCGTACGGCAAGCTGCTCGTGCTGCTCCTGATTCCCGGCGTTCTCATCTTTTTCCTGCCGTTCGTCTATCCCACGGTGAACGAGTGGATCGCCGGGATCGATTTCGGGACCCGGCTCAATCCGCTGATCGCCTGCAGCATCTATTTTCTGCTTCCAGGCGTGTTCCTGGGAACGATCTCGCCCTACGTCATCCGCCTCGCCGCCACCCGCCTGGCGACCGTCGGAAGCACCGCCGGAACCCTTTACGCGGTCTCGACCTGCGGCAGCATCTTCGGCACGCTGCTCACGGCTTTTTACCTCATCCCCGTGATGGGCGTGAGCAACATCATCCACTCGCTCGGGCTCACGCTGATCGCACTGTCCTTCGTGGTCGTGCCGCTGGTGCGGCTGCGGAGCCCGGCGCTCGGCCGCGCGGTCGCGGCGCTCTCCGTGATCGGGTCGGTGCTGGCTTCCTGGCCTTTACCGACATGGGCTCGCGTGCGCACGATCCTGGAAAAGGACACCTTTTATCATCGCATCCGCGTGGAGGAGGACGACGAGGCGCGCTACCTGTACTTCGACCGCACGTTGCAGAGCGCGATGAACCTCAACGACCCCACGGCGCTGAGGCTGACGTACTCCCGTTACACCTCGCTCGCCTTCGTCTTCCGGCCCGACGCCAGGAAGATGCTGCTGATCGGCCTCGGCGGCGGCTCGATCCCGAAAAAGGTCCAGAAGGAGTTTCCGGACCTGGAGATCGACGCGGTCGAGATCGACCCCGAGGTGATCCGGATCGCCAGGAGCCACTTCAACGTGCGCGAAGGAAAGAACCTGCGCATTCACGCGCAGGACGGCCGCCTGTTTCTCGCGCGGACGCAGAATCTGTACGACATCATCCTGATCGACGCCTACTACAGCGACGCGATGCCGTTTCACCTGGCGACCCGCGAATTCTTCGAGCTCGCGCAGAAAAAGCTGACGCCGAACGGAATCGTGGTCACCAACCTCATCAGCGCCGTCACCGGTCCGTCGGGCAGGATCGCGCGCGCCTTCGTCAAGACCCAGCGGCGCGTCTTCCCCCAGACCTACATCTTCGCCGCGCGGCGGCCCGACAACGTGAGTATCGAGACGGTTCAGAACGTGATCGTGGTCGCCACCAAGGACAAGCGCCGGCTCGACATCAGAGAGATTCTCCGCCGGGCGTCCGCGCTCGATCGCGGCCTTTTTCCGGACCGCATCAGCGACATCGGCGTGGCCTACTACGACGGCGCCCTGCCGGACCATGACGTTCCGGTGCTCACCGATGACTACGCGCCGACGGACAATCTGCTGCATCCTTAG